GAAAACTTTCTACCCCAGAAGTAACTTCCGATTCAAAGATTTGAATCGTAGCAGAACTTAGACAAATCTTAGACATGATCTAATTTTATGAATTTCTCTTCATGTCCGTTAAGCACATGttgtctgtgcagcagagagggaggaaatgtgAGCTATGAACATAGAAAGAAGGAAAATGACTCCTTGATGCACAGTTGAGGATTCAGAAGACTTTTGTATTATAAGCCAGCCACGGCACCAAAGAAAAGAGTAGGGAGTTCCTGTGAATGTTCAGGATCCAGTACAGATGACATGACGAATAAATAAGACACTCCTGAACTGATATGTTTTATATGGTAATAACACTGGGTTGACCTGTGTTTTGAATCTATTATTAAActggatgtgtttttattttaattttaatttttttgatCAATGATTTTATGTCTGATCAGCTGTTTCTGACATAAACCTGGACCctgaagatttatttttctttctcaaaaaattattttaactttGGCCTGAAACATTTCAAGAGGTAACTCCACATTCCTGTGAAATCCTGTGAGAAGTTCAATTTGCTGCAGTCGTGGTAGATCTTAGAACCCATTATTTACCACCCTTTGTGTAGTTAGGCGAATGTACTTGAAATTGATTAGTTCTGATATTATACCGAAATGTAAAATGCTGATTTCCTCAAAACAGATCAGTTCAAAGTTGTATTTAGTCGGTTGAGAGTCAAACCGCCgccaaagaaaaacactccCCTGAaaaatcttatttaaaaaaaaaatcagattatATTTTGTGGCTGCTTGACTTTTGATGCTTTATGttgtaaattttttttttaatgggtgGTACTGTGTAATTGCTGGATGCAGACCACTTGTGGCGCAGTTTTAATGTACTACTCCAGTGGCACAAGACAAACGTCATCCTCCGGTGCTTAAAGGGCACTCAGCATTGACACTACAAAATATTTGAAGCAATGCAATATGAACCACAATCTGCCACCTCTCAGCTCTAAGAAgtgtatttattaatatgatCGCTGGTTGTAGGCTGAAATGACAAAGTTGTGTTATGTAGACGATTGTACGTATACTGTAAACTGACAGAAGGATGTCTAAAACTTTATAGCGTGTGTTGCCTGTGAAGGGGGACGATTTGacaatttgactttttatatttcatgtttagATTGTGATATGATAGATATATTCTCTCCATGATGATTCTGGGTCGTTCAGCTCCCATGCATTTTTCTACATGAATGTTTCACGTGGCTCACGAGCCAACGTTGCTGGTTGTCCTATATGCTTCAATTACTATATTTCTACTGTGTATAaaatgtgtatatgtacatatagGAGTCACGGAAATGCCTTCTCATGCAACATGTGCTGCCTGTCCCCCCCGCCCTGCCATGTTTCAGTTATGTGgtggtgatgttttcatgtcGGATTTTAAAAGATTAAACATATTTTCTAAATCTTGGTTTTGATCCCCCTCATTCAGAAGTGTTGTCTAATTACCTGTTATCAGGAGTTTTGTGAGTACAACAAGGAATACAACCACAATTTTAAGTAACTAGAAAGATTTTAATAATCGACAGAACAAATTATTCACATGATAGTGGATGTTGCAACAAATGTGCTGACTAGCGATTCATTCACTATTTTACACCATGTTACACACTTTCTGGGTCATCTTCCACATAAACCTTCCCTGAGATTACATAATCCAGGGCCCTCCAGTTGAACACATTGCCTGGGGTGAAGGATCTGTCTTTCATATAGCGTTTTATCTCAGAGTCAGAGACGACGTAGTTCCACATGTGGACTTTAGAAATCATACCAATAAAAGATTGACCTGCGTCAAAGCCCCCACCATAGCTGTCTTGTTCTTGACCCAGGATGGTGCTGGGCTTTCCTCTGATGGGCTGTCCAGATTTGATGAATCTCTTGATGGTTGGCACGCCGTCCACCCACAGCTGAGCCAAGCCATTATCAGAGCGCCATGTAGCACACATGGAGTGCCACGTGTTTGGAGGAAATGACAGCGACAGGAAGTCTGTGCCGCCATCCCGGGCGTGTATCCTGATCACGTCCTCTGAATTGATCTTATAGAGCACAAAGTCATTGTTGTGCGCTGCTGTAGACAAAGAGAAGAGGCCGTAGTTCCTTTTGACATCTGTGAGGAACCTGAAGAGAAGAACCAGCTGTAAGAAACCGAGGGAAACAGTTCTACATACATTCCCGCGAAAAACACATGCTTTAATATATCACCACCTGAGACAGACGGTCACAGAGCTGAACTCGGTTTGAGGTGTGAGGAGTTTGACATGATCAACGTTGCTCTCCTTGGAGAAGACGAACACTTTACCCAACAGATCTGCCGTGGTGGAAAATTGAACAGTGattcagaggaggagagtgagaaaGAATACTGACCATGTTACCAAACATAAACTGAAGAATTCTGGTTACATTTGACCAATCAAATGCTGCTTTATGCTAACAAAGCTCTTTAACTGAACAAAAGGGTCGACCTACCAATGGGTTCTGCGAAACATGTTGATATCAGGACCgtcaaaagtaaaagtttctCCATCTAAGAGTTCAAAGGGTCTGTTTTAGTATCACTGAAAATAGGAAATAATTTTTGCAGTAATTTTATGATCATAAAAAATCACTTTAGCTCAATAATTACTTTACTATCACAGTCTGGGAGCCTGTGTAGGTTCCAAGcaccatgtttttttgtataacagctaattttaaataaacgATTCGAGTCAAGGTTTGTAGAGTATCTTTTACCTTGTGGTCTGGCAAGTGTCGGCTATGTGTGGATCACCTGGATGCTCCAGTCTGGGTTGTCTGAGCTGCTTAAATTGCTCTGCTGTAATCATGATGGACTGTGGACTCTTTCCCAATTCTTAGCTacatcaaacaaaaaatgtgtccTCTTTTAGCATGAGATACCCATTGGCACTGTAGGGGCACATTCTATTCTTATGACACAAATGCATAATCATCTTTGCCCTAATGTCCCAAGGAGCAAGCCCCTGAAGAACAAACATATCCACTGTGTACGAAGTCACTCACTGCTCACATTGCAGGCCACTAAATAGtgagtttgccattttgtagtgctgtCCAAATGTTTCATGAGATTTTGTAAACCCTATATAGTGGACTCAAAGCATCTTGTAGTGTACAACTGACGGTCACTAACCGAGCAACACacaccatcatgcattgcgctcagTGGTGAAGGAagcattcaaacattttattaagtAAAAGCActaataaatacaacatttactcaagtaaaagtaaaagtaccacattaacttgTAGCTTATTCCCTAACTCAAAGGTCTACTACATCATTAACTGTGCCGAATAGTACAGACtgtcatatatattttttaaataaggcTATGGATGTGGTATATGTTATTgctgagccttttttttttttgtttcgaCAGCCAAAGAACTGACTCTGAAAAAACTAGTTCGGCTCTGGCACCAACACATAGCTGGCCTAGAAGAAAGAACCGCTTATGTCAGGGTCTGGGGGCGGCATTATCATGGGCCAACAAGACCAATAAGATCAAGGACAACATTGTGACTGcccattttaaaaaatctgaccTTGTGTGATGTGTAGTCTGAAAAGAGGATTGAATAATATTTAACTTAATTGAGGTGAACCAACTCCGAACCAACCCTAGCACTATCGGCATAGAAAAGTGGTTTACCTGGAACTCCCTATAAAGTGAGTAGGGAGTGATTTTAAATCGAATCTAATCTAAATCTTTTAATGTCTGCATGGATGATTTATTGTCAAGATACATGTGCAGTCAAGGGCCCTAAGCGGGTGCCCCCTTTTTCCGTGTTGCCCCTGGTCCTTTGAAGGTCTGTGCACACCACTGATCCTGTGGCTGTGGAGTCCACAGAGCTAAAAACACGTGTTATTAACTCACACATAGATTAAGTCAAACTGCTGGAGTTCACATTTATCTCACCGGTATTTACAGATAGTGACAATCATAACGTTATATCTCATCTTTTGCTCTTCACAAGAAAGGACTTCATTACCCACAAGCCACCACGTCGACGTAGTGGACCACGGACGTCAAGATGGGGCTTGAGAGTACCATGGTCTGGTAAGGAGACAGAAACACGTTTAAAGTTCCTGAGTTGACTGACAGTGAGACACCACCTGAGACAGGCAGTGTGGAAGTGTGCAGCTTGTTCTGCTGTCAACACTTACAGGCTTACACAATATCTTTTACACTGAAGATGCTCGGGCTATCCCCTGAGTCACCTAGCTAACGTCAGCTAGCTGTAGCTCCCAGAACAAAGCTAACCAACAGCTCCCCAAGCACGTTCCGGACATTGTATCACGTTAGATCCATACTCACGTTAACCGGTGTGGTTGTGCTGTTTGTGTCAGTGAATCTCACCTGCAGCGGAATCGTCCATGAATCAAAATGCCTTTGTTTAACGGGTCAGCATTAGCTAGCTCACAAAACCTGTCATCACATGATGGGTCTGTTGTTGCCTTTACTTGATCAACATGATAAACCAGAGGTAACATGTTTATTCAGTCATGTTGTTCTAgctatgaaaaaaacaaaacactgatataacagtaatttgttttaatcacaAGCACTATACAGCCGGTTTATTACATTCATTTACATTGTGGTATTGTTTTCACTGGGGCTGCATCGTTTATTTTTGATCATTTGTATGTTTAgatcattgtttttgttatattttcagtCATTAGACAGTAAAGAAATAGTGAAATTACCCATTATATTATCcctaa
Above is a genomic segment from Hippoglossus stenolepis isolate QCI-W04-F060 chromosome 8, HSTE1.2, whole genome shotgun sequence containing:
- the LOC118113460 gene encoding C-reactive protein isoform X1 — translated: MEKLLLLTVLISTCFAEPIDLLGKVFVFSKESNVDHVKLLTPQTEFSSVTVCLRFLTDVKRNYGLFSLSTAAHNNDFVLYKINSEDVIRIHARDGGTDFLSLSFPPNTWHSMCATWRSDNGLAQLWVDGVPTIKRFIKSGQPIRGKPSTILGQEQDSYGGGFDAGQSFIGMISKVHMWNYVVSDSEIKRYMKDRSFTPGNVFNWRALDYVISGKVYVEDDPESV
- the LOC118113460 gene encoding C-reactive protein isoform X2, with the protein product MITAEQFKQLRQPRLEHPGDPHIADTCQTTRFLTDVKRNYGLFSLSTAAHNNDFVLYKINSEDVIRIHARDGGTDFLSLSFPPNTWHSMCATWRSDNGLAQLWVDGVPTIKRFIKSGQPIRGKPSTILGQEQDSYGGGFDAGQSFIGMISKVHMWNYVVSDSEIKRYMKDRSFTPGNVFNWRALDYVISGKVYVEDDPESV